A single genomic interval of Rosistilla ulvae harbors:
- a CDS encoding ABC transporter permease, with protein MLLAQSDPGPVEGSVDPPQIALSIRGLCKDYHLSSETVHVLKGVQLEVPRGDYVAIMGPSGSGKSTLLNLLGGLDTPTSGQYLIGDCDVAKLSDDELSAIRAKRIGFVFQAYNLLPQLDVLENIEVPLAYSGGISASDRQRSQALADLVGLGERCEHRPTELSGGQQQRAGIARSLINHPEFILADEATGNLDTATTEEILELFEELNQQGATIVMVTHEEEVAQRARRIVRLRDGVVELDQRLRNPAPPAEATDVVDAPLHRTRPSQLRMRMRDVRVGLKTLLMHPLRSMLTVLGIFIGVASVIWLLAISEGIAAKANQQIEELGANNIILTTARPPADELQGKRVYYYGLTEQDWHHLETSIPSVDLAIPFYRRSGREFRYLDRMMMGEINACTPDYKDLYRLELVAGRFLIDRDIETGANVCVLAKEVADTLFKHEDPIGKSIHVIDDYFRVVGVAASREDLDSVDNTSKKQQFFDNVYIPLETYWIRFGEVTSRGNNGSRALSQITLRLKDQRDAVATGHAIEQALDRTHLFADFTVGVPLKLLEQAQNTRLMFMAMMGLLAGISLVVGGIGIMNIMLATVTERTREIGIRRALGARRRDITRQFLIETVLLSVGGGITGILGGLTCEKVLDLFRWTLQKAMPEMMDSLPEVVLTMQPVIIPWSIPIAFGISVAVGVTFGLYPALRAAKMNPIEALRHVG; from the coding sequence ATGCTGCTCGCACAATCCGATCCTGGACCTGTTGAAGGTTCAGTCGATCCGCCGCAGATCGCGCTGAGTATCCGCGGCCTCTGCAAGGATTATCACTTAAGCAGCGAGACGGTGCATGTCCTCAAAGGCGTTCAACTGGAAGTTCCTCGCGGGGATTATGTGGCCATCATGGGCCCCTCGGGATCGGGAAAAAGCACGCTCCTAAATCTTCTCGGCGGCCTCGATACGCCCACCTCCGGCCAATATCTGATCGGCGATTGCGACGTTGCGAAACTGAGCGACGATGAATTATCGGCGATTCGAGCCAAGCGGATTGGGTTTGTCTTTCAAGCCTACAACCTGCTGCCTCAGTTGGATGTGTTGGAGAACATCGAGGTCCCGTTAGCCTACAGCGGTGGGATCAGCGCGTCGGATCGACAGCGCAGTCAAGCGCTGGCCGACCTGGTGGGACTTGGCGAGCGCTGCGAGCATCGCCCGACCGAACTCTCCGGCGGCCAGCAGCAACGGGCTGGCATCGCGCGCAGTCTGATCAATCATCCCGAATTCATCCTTGCCGACGAAGCGACCGGTAACCTGGACACCGCGACGACCGAGGAGATTCTCGAGTTGTTCGAGGAGTTGAATCAACAGGGGGCCACGATCGTGATGGTCACCCACGAGGAAGAGGTCGCTCAACGGGCTCGTCGGATTGTTCGGCTGCGCGATGGCGTCGTCGAACTCGATCAACGACTTCGCAATCCCGCCCCGCCTGCCGAAGCGACCGACGTCGTCGACGCGCCGCTGCATCGCACTCGCCCGTCGCAATTGCGGATGCGGATGCGCGATGTCCGCGTTGGCCTGAAGACGCTGTTGATGCATCCGCTGCGTTCGATGCTGACGGTGTTGGGGATCTTCATCGGTGTCGCCAGCGTGATCTGGTTGCTGGCGATCAGCGAAGGGATCGCGGCGAAAGCGAACCAACAGATCGAAGAACTGGGGGCGAACAACATCATCTTGACCACGGCGCGTCCGCCGGCCGATGAATTGCAGGGCAAACGGGTCTATTATTACGGACTCACCGAACAGGACTGGCACCATCTGGAGACCTCCATCCCGTCGGTCGATCTGGCGATTCCGTTCTACCGTCGCTCGGGGCGCGAGTTCCGCTATCTCGACCGCATGATGATGGGGGAGATCAACGCCTGCACTCCCGACTACAAAGATCTGTATCGGCTGGAATTGGTTGCCGGACGATTTCTGATCGACCGCGATATCGAGACCGGCGCAAACGTTTGCGTATTGGCAAAAGAAGTCGCCGACACGCTGTTCAAACACGAAGACCCGATCGGGAAATCGATCCACGTCATCGACGACTACTTCCGCGTCGTTGGCGTTGCCGCGTCGCGCGAGGATCTCGACAGCGTCGATAATACCAGTAAGAAGCAACAGTTCTTCGACAACGTCTATATTCCTCTGGAAACGTATTGGATCCGGTTTGGTGAAGTCACCTCACGCGGCAACAACGGCAGCCGAGCGCTGTCGCAGATCACGCTGCGGTTGAAGGATCAACGCGATGCCGTTGCCACCGGACATGCGATCGAACAAGCACTCGATCGTACGCATCTGTTTGCCGATTTCACCGTCGGTGTCCCGCTAAAGCTGCTCGAACAGGCTCAGAACACGCGGCTGATGTTCATGGCGATGATGGGCCTGTTGGCCGGAATCTCGTTGGTCGTCGGCGGCATCGGCATCATGAACATCATGCTGGCCACGGTGACCGAACGGACCCGCGAGATCGGAATTCGTCGGGCCCTGGGCGCGCGGCGACGCGACATCACCCGGCAGTTCTTGATCGAGACGGTCCTGCTGTCCGTCGGCGGCGGAATCACCGGCATCTTGGGCGGACTGACCTGCGAAAAAGTGCTCGACCTGTTCCGCTGGACTCTTCAAAAAGCGATGCCCGAGATGATGGACTCGCTGCCCGAAGTCGTCCTCACGATGCAGCCGGTGATCATTCCCTGGTCGATCCCGATCGCGTTTGGAATCTCGGTCGCCGTCGGCGTCACCTTCGGCCTCTATCCCGCGCTGCGAGCGGCCAAAATGAATCCGATCGAAGCGCTGCGGCACGTCGGTTGA
- a CDS encoding sulfatase family protein, translated as MPSTYLHACIALALYFAAHILPLPLASPIQTASADERQPNFIIIYCDNLGYGDIEPFGSTLHRTPNLNRMARQGRKFTHFCVTAGVCTPSRSSIMTGCYSQRVGLHKNPRDGWVLRPVSRYGLNPEELTIAEVLKQQGYATAMVGKWHLGDQPQFMPTQQGFDWFFGVPYSDDMTERVWDQDGSHWPPLPLMENDTVIEAPCDRDGLTKRYTEQAMQWIAQHKDEPFFLYFPQAMPGSTSTPFSSDTFRGKSKNGPWGDSIEELDWSMGQMLDQLEDLGIAENTLVVWTSDNGAPINRDPADLSRGSNRPLHGRGYTTSEGAFRVPTIVWQPGKVPAGTVCEELATTMDLLPTFAKLAGGSPPTDRKIDGHDIAPLLYGQSGAKTPYNAFYYYHQDQLHAVRSGAWKLFLPEAKVAGHPHFSSKVPPQPLLFNVDTDIGCKKNVAAEHPEIVARLSRLADEARADLGDLGVAGAGQRQRGELPKGVEPVAQRLK; from the coding sequence CATCATCTACTGCGACAACCTCGGTTACGGCGATATCGAACCGTTTGGATCGACTCTGCATCGCACGCCGAATTTGAATCGAATGGCACGCCAGGGGCGTAAATTTACGCACTTCTGTGTGACGGCTGGCGTCTGCACGCCGTCGCGAAGCAGCATCATGACAGGCTGCTATTCGCAGCGAGTCGGGCTGCACAAAAACCCACGCGACGGCTGGGTCCTGCGCCCCGTCTCGCGTTATGGACTGAATCCCGAGGAACTGACGATCGCCGAAGTCCTCAAACAGCAGGGCTACGCAACGGCGATGGTTGGCAAATGGCACCTGGGGGACCAACCGCAATTCATGCCCACCCAGCAAGGCTTTGACTGGTTCTTCGGCGTCCCCTATTCCGACGATATGACCGAACGGGTCTGGGACCAGGACGGATCGCACTGGCCGCCGTTGCCGTTGATGGAAAACGACACCGTGATCGAAGCTCCTTGCGATCGCGATGGTTTGACCAAACGCTACACCGAGCAGGCGATGCAGTGGATCGCCCAACACAAAGACGAACCCTTTTTTCTCTATTTTCCACAGGCGATGCCGGGCAGCACGAGCACACCGTTCAGCAGCGACACGTTTCGGGGCAAAAGCAAAAATGGCCCCTGGGGCGATTCGATCGAAGAACTCGATTGGTCGATGGGACAGATGCTCGATCAGCTGGAAGATCTGGGGATCGCCGAAAACACATTGGTCGTCTGGACCAGCGACAACGGGGCACCGATCAATCGCGATCCGGCCGATCTGAGTCGCGGTTCGAATCGGCCGCTGCATGGTCGCGGCTACACGACCAGCGAAGGAGCGTTCCGCGTGCCGACGATCGTTTGGCAGCCCGGCAAGGTCCCTGCGGGAACGGTCTGCGAGGAACTGGCGACGACGATGGACCTGCTGCCGACGTTTGCAAAGCTAGCGGGCGGATCCCCGCCAACCGATCGCAAGATCGACGGCCACGACATCGCACCATTGCTGTACGGCCAATCGGGAGCGAAGACACCTTACAACGCCTTCTACTATTACCACCAAGACCAACTGCACGCGGTCCGCAGCGGAGCGTGGAAGTTGTTTTTGCCGGAGGCGAAAGTTGCAGGACACCCTCACTTCAGCAGCAAAGTGCCTCCACAACCGTTGCTATTTAACGTCGATACCGACATCGGCTGCAAGAAAAATGTTGCCGCTGAACATCCCGAGATCGTTGCGCGATTGAGTCGCTTGGCCGACGAAGCGCGAGCCGACCTGGGAGACTTGGGCGTCGCCGGAGCGGGGCAGCGGCAACGGGGTGAACTGCCCAAGGGAGTCGAACCAGTCGCCCAACGGCTGAAATAA